A region from the Triticum urartu cultivar G1812 chromosome 1, Tu2.1, whole genome shotgun sequence genome encodes:
- the LOC125514722 gene encoding pectinesterase-like has protein sequence MAVYYGSALSAVLLLSLLIFALCDDATPSTPVSPSTACNDTTDPTFCRTVLPPHGTSDLYTYGRFSVAKSLASANKFVALVDHYLSRHRHLSRSAIGALQDCKLLSELNVDFLSATGTALKGTETLLDPQADDVQTLLSAILTNQETCLDGLQAASGSWSDRGGGLAEPISNGTKLYSLSLSLFTRAWVTTAKAPKGAKKPHHGHKKPPTAPTNVRRGLFDANDEEMVRRMAIEGPQGTVAVNRAVTVDQGGSGNYTTVGDAVAAAPTNLNGSAGYYVIYVLAGVYEENVEVPKKMKYVMMIGDGIGQTVITGNRSVVDGWTTFHSATVAVHGQGFVAMNMTIRNTAGPAKHQAVALRSSADLSTFYSCSFEAYQDTLYTHSLRQFYRGCEVHGTVDYVFGNAAVVFQDCTFYSRLPMQGQSNTVTAQGRTNPEQNTGTSIQGCTLLPSPELAANAAFDTRTFLGRPWKNYSRTVVMESYIGGLVDATGWMPWSGDFALDTLYYAEYNNSGPGADTGRRVSWPGYHVLGDGADAGNFTVDSMVLGGNWLPQTGVPFTSGLKY, from the exons ATGGCGGTCTACTATGGCAGCGCCCTCTCGGCCGTCCTGCTGCTCTCCTTGTTGATTTTCGCCCTCTGCGACGACGCGACACCGTCCACGCCGGTGTCACCGTCCACGGCGTGCAACGACACGACGGACCCCACGTTCTGCCGGACCGTGCTGCCGCCGCACGGCACGAGCGACCTCTACACCTACGGCCGCTTCTCCGTCGCCAAGTCCCTCGCCAGCGCCAACAAGTTTGTCGCCCTCGTCGACCACTACCTGTCCCGCCACCGCCACCTCTCACGCAGCGCGATCGGCGCGCTGCAGGACTGCAAGCTCCTCTCCGAGCTCAACGTCGACTTCCTCTCCGCCACCGGCACTGCGCTCAAGGGCACGGAGACGCTCCTCGACCCGCAGGCCGACGACGTACAGACGTTGCTCTCGGCGATCCTGACCAACCAGGAGACATGTCTCGACGGCCTTCAGGCCGCGTCGGGATCGTGGTCGGACCGTGGCGGCGGCCTCGCCGAGCCGATCTCCAACGGCACCAAGCTCTACAGTCTCTCGCTGTCACTCTTCACCAGGGCATGGGTGACCACGGCGAAGGCGCCCAAGGGCGCCAAGAAACCGCACCACGGCCACAAGAAGCCGCCGACGGCCCCGACGAACGTGAGGAGGGGGCTGTTCGACGCGAACGACGAGGAGATGGTCCGGAGAATGGCGATCGAGGGGCCCCAAGGGACAGTGGCGGTGAACAGGGCCGTGACGGTGGACCAGGGTGGCTCCGGGAACTACACGACGGTCGGGGATGCCGTGGCGGCCGCGCCCACCAACCTCAACGGCAGCGCCGGGTACTACGTGATATACGTGCTCGCGGGCGTGTACGAGGAGAACGTGGAGGTGCCCAAGAAGATGAAGTACGTCATGATGATCGGCGATGGGATCGGACAGACGGTGATCACCGGCAACCGGAGCGTTGTCGATGGCTGGACCACTTTCCACTCGGCCACCGTTG CTGTGCATGGGCAAGGATTCGTGGCGATGAACATGACGATCCGGAACACGGCCGGCCCGGCGAAGCACCAGGCGGTGGCGCTCCGGTCGAGCGCCGACCTGTCGACCTTCTACAGCTGCAGCTTCGAGGCGTACCAGGACACGCTCTACACGCACTCCCTCCGCCAGTTCTACCGCGGCTGCGAGGTGCACGGCACCGTGGACTACGTGTTCGGCAACGCCGCCGTCGTCTTCCAGGACTGCACCTTCTACTCCCGCCTCCCCATGCAGGGCCAGAGCAACACCGTCACGGCGCAGGGCCGCACCAACCCGGAGCAGAACACCGGCACCTCCATCCAGGGCTGCACCCTCCTCCCGTCCCCGGAGCTCGCGGCCAACGCCGCCTTTGACACGCGCACCTTCCTCGGCCGGCCGTGGAAGAACTACTCGCGCACGGTGGTCATGGAGTCGTACATCGGCGGCCTCGTCGACGCCACCGGGTGGATGCCGTGGTCCGGGGACTTCGCGCTCGACACGCTCTACTATGCCGAGTACAACAACTCCGGGCCGGGCGCCGACACCGGCCGTCGGGTCAGCTGGCCGGGCTACCACGTGCTAGGCGACGGCGCCGATGCCGGCAACTTTACCGTCGACAGTATGGTGCTCGGGGGCAACTGGCTGCCGCAGACCGGCGTGCCCTTCACCAGCGGATTGAAGTATTGA